A genomic window from Tolypothrix sp. PCC 7910 includes:
- the dhaL gene encoding dihydroxyacetone kinase subunit DhaL → MVSKEQIWQWLQAFASEIEQNKAYLTELDAAIGDADHGINMDRGFKKVVSQLPTVADKDIGSILKAVSMTLISSVGGASGPLYGTWFLRASTDVAHKQELNEQDLLGLLQAGLDGVLQRGKAQLGDKTMVDVLSPAVTAFAQAVDEGGDTVTALQQAVAAAEQGLQATTPMLAKKGRASYLGERSIGHQDPGATSAYLMLKCLLTVVQS, encoded by the coding sequence ATGGTAAGCAAAGAGCAGATTTGGCAATGGTTGCAGGCATTTGCCAGTGAAATAGAGCAAAATAAAGCATATTTAACCGAATTAGATGCAGCAATTGGTGATGCTGACCACGGTATTAATATGGATCGCGGGTTTAAAAAGGTAGTTAGTCAATTACCAACGGTCGCTGATAAAGATATTGGTAGCATTTTAAAAGCAGTCAGTATGACCTTAATTTCTAGTGTTGGAGGTGCAAGTGGCCCGCTTTATGGAACTTGGTTTTTACGTGCTAGTACGGATGTAGCTCATAAGCAAGAACTGAATGAACAGGATTTGTTGGGATTACTTCAGGCTGGTTTAGATGGTGTGCTTCAGCGTGGTAAAGCTCAACTGGGAGACAAGACAATGGTAGATGTTCTATCTCCTGCAGTGACGGCTTTTGCACAAGCTGTAGATGAAGGTGGCGACACTGTAACAGCATTGCAGCAAGCAGTAGCAGCAGCAGAACAAGGTTTGCAGGCGACAACGCCAATGTTAGCGAAAAAGGGACGGGCTAGCTATTTGGGAGAGCGAAGTATTGGACATCAAGATCCGGGAGCTACTTCTGCTTATTTAATGTTGAAATGTTTGTTAACAGTAGTGCAAAGTTGA
- a CDS encoding glycosyl hydrolase family 28-related protein, whose translation MIRPRSLVLKLLPLLFLIALFTTTCVNYSKNSENEIAAFGAAIAKPKENIIYPENAGIINVTSPEYGAIPNDSQDDTEAIQKALSKFPSGGKIIYLPNGVYNISDSLHWPSGQRFHSDYKRTMLQGQSKEGVIIQLQDAAPKFQNPKQPRPVISTGFDPDLNTKSEDFKASLIAQRFGNSVRNLTINTGKKNPGAEGLNFVANNQGAVRSVKIISGDGQGTTGLALTHGEVGPLLIEDVEIVGFDNGIRTNNGVNGITLQNIIVRNQMKTGIFNGGQPMSLEGFTSFNSVPAIINGKNPNEGNDPGSTLTLVNAKLIGRGKAKTISAINSAGFIYARNIVSSGYKNVLSSNAKNATTTIKESFINEFTSHPILAEFPSPSQSLQLRIKQFPKLAWSNPKTWVSVEKFGAKPNDKKDDTDAFQAAIDSGATTVLVPQTGTFTINGTLRLRGKVQRFTGTEGWIEGNGEIVAENSTQPILIIENFFVGFGSKLKWKTVANKTVVYRSITHLNLESKGSGDLFIDDAVMDKLRFNNSAQHIWARQLNPEGGDDTNIINSGAKLWILGFKTEKGKTKIATIKGGATELLGGFIYATGQKNPKDPLFQIVNASGSFVGIAEATFDNNIYQIWVEETRGNTTKTLMRSKIPGRSTANGVVMLMYSGFDKPPK comes from the coding sequence ATGATTCGTCCTCGGTCATTAGTTTTAAAACTACTTCCTTTGTTATTTTTAATTGCTTTATTCACGACTACTTGCGTTAACTATAGCAAAAATAGTGAAAATGAGATTGCTGCCTTTGGTGCTGCGATCGCCAAACCAAAAGAGAATATTATCTATCCAGAAAATGCAGGTATCATCAATGTTACTTCTCCTGAATATGGAGCTATACCTAATGATAGTCAGGATGATACAGAGGCTATCCAAAAAGCATTGAGTAAGTTTCCTAGCGGCGGGAAAATTATCTATTTACCCAATGGCGTGTATAACATTTCCGATTCCTTGCATTGGCCTTCAGGTCAGCGTTTTCACTCTGATTACAAGCGAACTATGCTACAGGGACAAAGTAAAGAAGGAGTGATTATTCAACTTCAAGATGCTGCTCCTAAATTTCAAAACCCTAAACAGCCTAGACCAGTTATTTCTACAGGTTTTGACCCAGACTTAAACACCAAGTCTGAAGATTTTAAAGCCAGTTTAATAGCTCAACGCTTTGGTAATTCCGTGAGAAATCTGACTATTAATACAGGAAAGAAAAATCCAGGTGCAGAAGGACTAAATTTTGTTGCTAATAATCAAGGAGCAGTACGTAGCGTTAAAATTATCTCTGGTGATGGTCAAGGAACAACAGGTTTAGCACTAACTCATGGTGAAGTCGGCCCCCTGTTAATTGAAGATGTAGAAATTGTGGGATTCGATAACGGAATACGCACAAATAACGGTGTTAACGGTATTACATTGCAGAATATTATAGTTCGCAATCAAATGAAAACTGGTATATTTAATGGCGGTCAACCAATGAGCCTTGAAGGGTTTACTAGTTTTAATTCAGTTCCAGCAATTATTAATGGCAAAAATCCTAATGAAGGTAATGATCCAGGAAGTACATTAACACTAGTAAATGCCAAGCTAATTGGTCGTGGTAAAGCCAAAACTATCTCTGCAATTAATTCTGCTGGGTTTATTTATGCCAGAAACATAGTATCTTCTGGCTACAAAAATGTTCTTTCCAGTAATGCTAAAAATGCTACCACAACCATTAAGGAGTCTTTCATTAACGAGTTTACTTCTCACCCCATCCTAGCTGAATTTCCGTCGCCATCACAATCTTTACAACTGCGAATTAAGCAATTTCCTAAACTAGCTTGGAGTAATCCCAAAACCTGGGTAAGCGTGGAGAAGTTTGGTGCAAAACCAAACGATAAAAAAGATGATACAGATGCTTTTCAAGCAGCAATAGATTCTGGTGCAACTACAGTATTAGTTCCCCAAACTGGAACTTTTACTATCAATGGTACTCTCCGACTTAGAGGTAAAGTACAAAGATTTACGGGAACTGAGGGTTGGATTGAAGGCAATGGAGAGATAGTTGCAGAAAACAGCACTCAACCCATCTTAATTATTGAAAACTTCTTTGTGGGATTTGGCTCAAAATTAAAATGGAAGACAGTTGCTAATAAGACTGTTGTTTATCGTAGTATTACTCACCTGAATCTAGAAAGTAAAGGCTCTGGTGATCTCTTCATTGATGATGCTGTTATGGATAAACTGAGATTCAACAATTCTGCTCAACATATTTGGGCACGCCAGTTGAATCCTGAAGGAGGTGACGACACTAATATAATAAATAGTGGCGCTAAACTTTGGATTTTAGGATTTAAAACCGAGAAAGGTAAAACCAAAATTGCAACTATTAAAGGTGGCGCAACTGAACTTTTAGGTGGATTCATTTATGCTACTGGTCAAAAAAATCCTAAAGATCCACTTTTCCAGATAGTTAATGCTTCTGGTAGTTTTGTAGGCATTGCTGAAGCAACTTTTGATAACAATATCTATCAAATTTGGGTTGAAGAAACACGAGGTAATACTACCAAAACTCTCATGAGATCTAAGATTCCAGGTAGATCAACGGCTAACGGAGTAGTGATGTTAATGTATTCAGGGTTTGACAAGCCACCAAAATAG
- a CDS encoding Tab2/Atab2 family RNA-binding protein gives MNIWQADFYRSPQQDTTGKILWELLICNATRSFEYAASCPQKEANSSWLTDQIQLAAGDQVPDIIQVFRPQSLSLIEAAGRNLGINVEPTRRTFTLKQWLQEKQYSTAIDKAPPVPLPENLWGEQWRFATLSAGDVETAFSDRPIPILHLPEFLKPLNLGLPSTAPVPGVVIYGGRQSMRLVRWLNEARPVSLNYIAGAPDGLVLEAGLADRWIVATFEDAEVAAAAKAYQQRQQLSQGLHFLLVQPDDSGMTYSGFWLLQPED, from the coding sequence ATGAACATTTGGCAAGCTGATTTTTACCGGAGTCCACAGCAAGATACAACAGGAAAAATTCTTTGGGAGTTGTTGATTTGTAATGCGACTCGCAGTTTTGAATATGCCGCTAGCTGTCCCCAAAAAGAAGCAAATTCCAGTTGGCTAACAGATCAAATTCAGTTAGCAGCTGGTGATCAAGTGCCAGATATAATTCAGGTATTTCGCCCTCAGTCTTTGAGTTTAATTGAGGCGGCTGGGCGTAATTTAGGTATTAATGTTGAACCTACCCGTCGCACTTTCACATTAAAGCAGTGGTTACAAGAAAAACAATATTCCACAGCCATAGATAAAGCACCACCTGTACCCTTACCAGAAAACCTTTGGGGAGAACAATGGCGCTTTGCGACGCTAAGTGCTGGTGATGTAGAAACTGCATTTAGCGATCGCCCAATTCCCATTCTCCATTTGCCAGAATTTCTCAAACCCCTAAATCTCGGCTTACCTTCCACAGCACCAGTCCCCGGTGTAGTGATTTACGGTGGAAGACAATCGATGCGTTTAGTACGGTGGTTAAACGAAGCGCGTCCAGTATCTTTAAATTATATTGCGGGTGCGCCCGATGGCTTGGTATTAGAAGCAGGTTTAGCAGATAGGTGGATTGTCGCTACCTTTGAAGATGCAGAAGTGGCAGCGGCGGCTAAGGCTTATCAACAGCGTCAACAGCTAAGTCAGGGGCTACACTTTTTGTTAGTGCAACCAGATGATTCCGGGATGACTTACAGCGGTTTTTGGTTATTGCAACCAGAAGATTAG
- a CDS encoding PadR family transcriptional regulator codes for MSLTYAILSVLVSAPSSGYDLAKRFNPSVEGSVGFFWSASFQQIYRELNRLEQKEWLQAESVQQENRPDKRIYTVTTLGKQHLCEWIAESEDMAPLKDELLLKLYAGHLVSQQLIIAKLEAHRRQHQQRLAIYQEIQNQYFHNPQGLSKTLKFQYMTLLRGIHYEMGWLAWCDEIMVLLK; via the coding sequence ATGTCTCTTACCTATGCCATTCTGTCTGTCTTAGTTAGTGCCCCTAGTAGCGGCTATGACCTTGCCAAGCGTTTCAACCCCTCGGTGGAAGGTTCGGTTGGTTTTTTCTGGAGTGCCAGTTTTCAGCAGATTTATCGAGAACTGAACCGCTTAGAACAAAAGGAGTGGCTGCAAGCCGAATCAGTACAGCAGGAGAATCGACCCGATAAACGTATTTATACTGTGACAACTTTAGGTAAACAGCACTTATGTGAGTGGATTGCCGAATCTGAGGATATGGCACCTCTCAAGGATGAATTGCTTTTAAAACTTTATGCTGGGCATTTAGTATCCCAGCAGCTAATCATTGCAAAGTTAGAAGCACATCGTCGGCAACATCAGCAGCGATTAGCAATTTATCAAGAAATCCAGAACCAATACTTCCACAATCCGCAAGGGTTATCAAAAACCTTAAAGTTTCAGTACATGACATTACTGCGTGGAATTCACTACGAAATGGGCTGGCTAGCTTGGTGTGACGAAATCATGGTATTGCTGAAATAG
- a CDS encoding monooxygenase family protein: MSYSIYQINLPANPEAVVFVNGIIARDRTGFFWMWKNLFWIGSSTTKAEGCVQVKAGICSANEVIMVSYWRSAHDLKQFFRGEPHRQMIQFVSKNPNSLCLYNETYQPQHSGKYSHEPQGMAKLYPSVAK, translated from the coding sequence ATGAGTTATTCAATTTATCAAATTAATTTGCCCGCAAATCCCGAGGCTGTTGTCTTTGTCAACGGCATCATAGCGCGCGATCGCACTGGCTTTTTCTGGATGTGGAAAAATTTATTTTGGATAGGTAGTTCAACTACCAAAGCTGAAGGCTGCGTACAAGTTAAAGCGGGAATTTGTTCCGCCAACGAAGTGATTATGGTTAGCTACTGGCGTTCCGCACATGATTTGAAACAGTTCTTCCGCGGTGAACCCCATCGGCAGATGATTCAGTTTGTCAGCAAAAATCCCAACAGTTTGTGTTTGTATAACGAGACATACCAACCACAGCACAGTGGCAAATACAGCCATGAACCTCAAGGAATGGCAAAGCTGTACCCAAGTGTAGCGAAATGA
- a CDS encoding CHRD domain-containing protein yields the protein MPKLPLYGYFLSQSVAVATLGIAMLAAMGNAPTSAIQLVFQADLTGSAESPANASAGTGTALITLDDIANTMRVQVNFSQLTGNTTAAHIHSATASAGTGTAGVATTTPTFPGFPTGVKSGSYDQTFNMLLSSSYNAAFITANGGTTSSAQTALFNGIQSGKAYFNIHTSSFSGGEIRGFLAPMSAPATGVPEPDSILGLIVGTGFLLGLTKKYKMQ from the coding sequence ATGCCAAAACTTCCTTTGTATGGTTATTTTCTATCTCAGTCTGTTGCCGTCGCAACTCTTGGTATTGCTATGCTTGCGGCTATGGGAAATGCTCCTACTAGTGCTATTCAATTGGTGTTTCAGGCTGACCTGACCGGCTCTGCGGAATCTCCCGCCAACGCTTCCGCAGGTACAGGAACAGCATTGATCACGCTTGATGATATTGCCAATACCATGAGGGTTCAAGTAAATTTCAGTCAACTGACAGGCAATACAACAGCCGCTCATATCCACAGTGCTACTGCATCTGCTGGTACTGGCACTGCTGGAGTGGCTACAACTACTCCTACTTTTCCCGGTTTTCCTACGGGAGTGAAAAGCGGCAGTTATGATCAAACGTTCAATATGCTCTTGTCATCTTCTTACAATGCCGCATTTATTACAGCCAATGGCGGCACTACTTCCAGTGCTCAAACAGCTCTTTTTAATGGGATTCAATCAGGTAAGGCATATTTTAATATTCATACATCATCATTCAGTGGTGGTGAAATTAGGGGCTTTCTCGCACCTATGTCCGCACCCGCAACAGGTGTACCCGAACCAGACTCGATACTTGGGTTAATAGTAGGTACAGGATTCTTACTAGGTTTGACTAAAAAATATAAGATGCAATAA
- the glgP gene encoding alpha-glucan family phosphorylase, whose protein sequence is MVNSSAVTAALRLSEKLPFPLKRLADLAYNYWWSWSGDRIALFQTIDPQEWERCGHNPVAILESASYERLTQLAEDPFYLKQISALAREFDQYMQQTDTWVSGVAPQLSKNNPIAYFCAEFGIHESLPVYSGGLGILAGDHLKSSSDLGVPMVGIGLLYRQGYFRQRLNRQGWQEDYYIDNPFQHMPIELVKTQNGEPLIIHLDVRQRQVKVQIWQVQVGRVTLYLLDSDREDNDPIDRWLTGHLYGGNLETRIAQEVVLGIGGVRALNALGIQPSVYHLNEGHAAFCTLEVARLEIEKTSKSFYDIEATVRNRCVFTTHTPVPAGHDVFSPDLIDSYFAQYWPQLRLSREQFLALGARRLGDPWEPFGMTVLALRMTRACNGVSELHGQVSRKMWTVLYPQHAEDKVPIGYITNGVHAPTWTAPLLGDLYNQYLGEDWKTRAMSPEIWAKVDGIPDEELWWRHRVLKERLIAYTRYKIRKAREQRGEDYHFIQSTDTLLDPDVLTIGFARRFSPYKRGDLILRDAERAKKIFGNAQYPVQIIFAGKAHPADEEGKRIIQRLMEWCRNSGLSNRVAFIEDYDIYTGQKLVQGVDVWLNNPRRPLEASGTSGQKVCFNGGLNLSVLDGWWCEGYKAGSDGKGLNGWAIGEDAHTSDQELQDRIDSQSLYQLLEQEIVPLYYNQNAQGVSSGWVQMMKTSIKTNAPLFNTDRMIADYVSQVYVPEIAKSVEPILAKVLV, encoded by the coding sequence ATGGTTAATAGTAGTGCAGTTACCGCAGCGCTACGCTTAAGTGAAAAGTTACCTTTTCCGTTAAAGCGTTTGGCAGATTTGGCTTATAACTATTGGTGGAGTTGGAGTGGCGATCGCATTGCCCTATTCCAAACTATCGATCCCCAAGAATGGGAACGTTGTGGTCATAACCCGGTAGCGATTTTAGAGTCAGCAAGTTACGAACGTCTGACTCAATTAGCAGAAGATCCTTTTTATCTGAAGCAAATCTCTGCTTTAGCGCGTGAATTTGACCAATACATGCAGCAAACAGATACATGGGTCAGTGGGGTTGCGCCACAACTTAGCAAAAATAATCCCATTGCTTATTTTTGTGCAGAATTTGGTATTCATGAATCCTTACCAGTCTACTCAGGTGGCTTAGGGATTCTGGCTGGGGATCACCTGAAATCATCCTCAGATTTAGGTGTGCCAATGGTAGGTATAGGCTTGCTATATCGCCAAGGCTACTTTCGCCAACGCTTGAACCGTCAGGGCTGGCAAGAAGATTATTATATTGATAATCCTTTCCAACATATGCCCATTGAGTTAGTGAAAACTCAAAATGGGGAACCGTTGATTATTCACCTAGATGTTCGTCAAAGGCAAGTAAAAGTCCAAATTTGGCAGGTACAAGTCGGGCGAGTAACTTTATATTTACTCGATAGCGATCGCGAAGACAACGATCCCATCGACCGCTGGCTAACTGGACACCTTTATGGCGGTAACTTAGAAACCCGTATCGCCCAAGAAGTTGTATTAGGCATTGGTGGTGTCCGTGCTTTAAATGCTTTAGGTATTCAACCTTCCGTCTATCACCTCAACGAAGGACACGCCGCTTTCTGTACATTAGAAGTTGCCCGTTTAGAAATTGAAAAGACTAGCAAATCTTTCTATGACATAGAAGCAACGGTGCGGAACCGTTGTGTCTTCACCACCCATACCCCTGTTCCCGCCGGACATGATGTCTTCTCTCCAGATTTAATCGACTCCTACTTTGCCCAATACTGGCCCCAATTACGGCTTTCCCGCGAGCAATTTTTGGCATTAGGTGCAAGACGATTGGGCGATCCTTGGGAACCATTCGGAATGACAGTTTTAGCATTGCGGATGACTCGTGCTTGTAACGGTGTCAGTGAATTACACGGTCAAGTTTCCCGCAAAATGTGGACTGTCCTCTATCCTCAACATGCAGAAGATAAAGTTCCCATTGGTTACATTACCAATGGTGTTCATGCACCCACCTGGACTGCGCCTTTATTAGGTGACTTGTACAATCAGTATTTAGGCGAAGACTGGAAAACTCGCGCCATGTCACCCGAAATTTGGGCAAAAGTTGACGGGATTCCCGATGAAGAACTGTGGTGGAGACATCGTGTCCTCAAAGAAAGACTCATCGCCTACACCCGTTATAAAATCAGGAAAGCTAGGGAACAACGGGGAGAAGATTACCACTTTATTCAATCTACTGACACCCTGCTAGATCCTGATGTTTTAACTATTGGATTTGCTCGTCGCTTTAGTCCGTACAAACGCGGAGATTTAATTTTACGAGATGCAGAACGGGCGAAGAAGATTTTTGGTAATGCCCAATATCCAGTACAAATTATCTTTGCAGGTAAAGCTCACCCAGCTGATGAAGAAGGTAAGCGGATTATCCAACGATTGATGGAGTGGTGTCGTAATTCCGGGCTGAGTAATCGAGTTGCCTTTATTGAAGATTACGACATTTATACTGGGCAAAAACTCGTGCAAGGTGTGGATGTGTGGTTAAATAACCCCCGCCGTCCTCTAGAAGCATCGGGTACCAGTGGACAAAAAGTCTGCTTTAACGGCGGACTGAATTTAAGCGTTCTTGATGGTTGGTGGTGCGAAGGCTACAAAGCTGGAAGCGATGGTAAAGGATTGAATGGTTGGGCAATAGGTGAAGATGCTCACACTAGCGATCAAGAATTACAGGATCGCATAGATTCGCAATCCCTTTATCAACTATTGGAACAAGAAATTGTACCCTTGTACTATAACCAAAATGCTCAAGGTGTTTCCTCGGGTTGGGTGCAGATGATGAAGACATCAATTAAAACCAACGCACCACTATTCAACACCGATAGGATGATTGCTGACTATGTTTCCCAGGTTTACGTCCCAGAAATTGCTAAGAGTGTAGAACCAATTTTAGCGAAGGTTCTAGTTTAG
- a CDS encoding DUF6875 domain-containing protein produces MELYTLNEIEQLQKDLPYLIETSQWLQNFLAKPHADLGRPGPVCPFVPKAMKLNALRMRVIRFQNLLAQEVENIILPYLHTFLDLEPKNQAEALNKSILLLFPDISHEDAPRLIDSVQKKLKPLFVEAGLMLGEFHRRNQTPGLHNPHFRPLCSPVPMLVIRFMVESDLPFLENAADLNIRIRYLEAYLNNFDQRFNDETNCDRARQALAFARQQLEKELLIMK; encoded by the coding sequence ATGGAACTCTACACACTGAATGAAATTGAACAGCTTCAGAAAGACCTTCCATACTTGATAGAGACTTCGCAATGGCTACAAAATTTTTTGGCAAAACCTCATGCTGATTTAGGTAGACCTGGGCCTGTTTGTCCATTTGTACCGAAAGCGATGAAGTTAAATGCTTTAAGAATGAGAGTGATTCGTTTTCAGAATTTGCTGGCGCAAGAGGTTGAAAATATAATTTTACCTTACCTGCATACTTTCTTAGACTTAGAACCAAAAAATCAAGCGGAAGCTTTAAATAAATCAATATTATTGCTATTTCCTGATATTAGTCATGAGGATGCACCGCGACTAATTGATTCTGTGCAAAAAAAACTAAAACCTTTATTCGTAGAAGCTGGGTTAATGTTAGGAGAATTTCATCGGCGTAATCAAACTCCTGGCTTACATAATCCCCATTTTCGACCCCTGTGTAGTCCTGTTCCAATGTTAGTGATCCGCTTTATGGTGGAATCGGATTTACCTTTTTTGGAAAATGCAGCAGATTTAAATATTCGGATTCGCTATCTAGAAGCTTATTTAAACAATTTTGATCAGAGATTTAACGATGAAACCAATTGCGATCGCGCTCGTCAAGCATTAGCTTTTGCAAGACAACAATTGGAGAAAGAACTTTTAATTATGAAATAA